The sequence CCCAGCTGCGCGCCATCCTCTACGCCAGCCTGCGCGGCATCTTCCGCTATGAGGCCTTGCTGCGGATGCTGCTCGCCAAGCCGCTGCCCAAGCGCCACGACGCGGTCGAGGCGCTGCTGATCAATGGTCTGGCGCAGCTCGAACTCGGCATCGACGCGGCTTACGCCGTGGTCGATGCCAGCGTCGGCGCCGCGCGCGCGCTCGGCGAAACCAATCTGGCCGGCTTGGTGAACGCGGTCCTGCGCCGCTTCCAGCGCGAGCGCGAGGCCTTGCTCGCCGCGCTGCCGGCGACGGCGGAAATCGCGCACAACCATCCGTCGTGGATGCTGCGCCGCTTCGAACAGGACTGGGGCGACGCGGCGGCGGCGATGTGCGCAGCCAACAACCGCGCGGCGTCGACCTGGTTGCGCGTGAACCGCCGCCGTGGCTCGCGCCAGCGGTTGCAGGAATTGCTGGCTGCGCACGCCATCGTCGCGCAGGTGCATGCCGGCCTGCCCGACGCCTTGCGTATCGAGCATGGCGTCGACGTCACGCAGTTGCCGGGATTCGCCGAGGGCGATTTTTCGGTGCAGGACGGCGCCGCGCAGCTCGCGGTCGAGCTGCTCGATCTGGCTCCGGGCCAGCGCGTGCTCGACGCCTGTTGCGCGCCCGGCGGCAAGCTCGCGCACATCGCCGAGCGCGAGTCCGCGCTGGCGTTGCTGGCCGGCGTCGACATCGATGAGGAACGGGTCGAACGCACGCGCCTGGGACTGCAGCGCCTGCAGCTGGATGCAGAACTCGCCGCGGCCGATCTGCGCAGTCGCCACCTCTACAGCACGCGTCGTTTCGATCGCATCCTGCTCGATGCGCCATGCTCGGGTAGCGGCGTGATCCGGCGTCATCCCGACATCCGACTGTTGCGTCGCGATTCCGATAT comes from Lysobacterales bacterium and encodes:
- the rsmB gene encoding 16S rRNA (cytosine(967)-C(5))-methyltransferase RsmB, whose protein sequence is MKPVLPIRALAARALANLRRGGASLTDLLVEADASLEDARDRAQLRAILYASLRGIFRYEALLRMLLAKPLPKRHDAVEALLINGLAQLELGIDAAYAVVDASVGAARALGETNLAGLVNAVLRRFQREREALLAALPATAEIAHNHPSWMLRRFEQDWGDAAAAMCAANNRAASTWLRVNRRRGSRQRLQELLAAHAIVAQVHAGLPDALRIEHGVDVTQLPGFAEGDFSVQDGAAQLAVELLDLAPGQRVLDACCAPGGKLAHIAERESALALLAGVDIDEERVERTRLGLQRLQLDAELAAADLRSRHLYSTRRFDRILLDAPCSGSGVIRRHPDIRLLRRDSDIAALQRTQAELLDALWPLLAPGGRLVYATCSVLADENDGQVAAFLERRRDAVALDVVPEWFGRAQRHGRQNLPGEDDCDGFYYAVLAHRA